One Cyclopterus lumpus isolate fCycLum1 chromosome 7, fCycLum1.pri, whole genome shotgun sequence DNA window includes the following coding sequences:
- the wu:fa11c10 gene encoding protein FAM110B yields the protein MPVETLRPSDGRLAGIPFTSSMPFRILHKGPDYFRRQVEPGARKLSAVERLEADKAKYVKSQQVALTRQAPIKAPIIRKPLVPPGMMLQCQISTPPARKVPRCPADVENGGGRDALGWRRGPALNLDILNNLINDVCDGPMPCSQSSSSTSPSSSSPSSGAKSIGSSLSAEQERSNRLLNNLKPLNHSTINSSSTSSCTSSPLNNNNLRTPAAEPARRPPPVPARVPRIGVPASYSSPNSVTVRRVDVRPQAEIRKPQRAMLQPQLRPRQTAQGQVAHPQGPPPPPPPPSQNQSQLIVPSQTLPSPPVYLPPSPMLVRACMIPPASPAFTRISNASSKGSARKHPALHRSKSDLSDRYSRATADLERFFNYCGLDPCEVEGMGGVERFTRANSDIVSVSKLRSVSTPSSECGEEAVRARADEDDDDGAARPSERVPYGISVIERNARVIKWLYGIRQARDTNSAVSNV from the coding sequence aTGCCGGTGGAGACCCTGCGGCCGTCGGACGGCCGTCTGGCCGGGAtccccttcacctcctccatgcCCTTCCGGATACTCCACAAGGGCCCGGACTACTTCCGTCGCCAGGTCGAGCCCGGGGCCCGCAAGCTGAGCGCCGTGGAGCGCCTGGAGGCTGACAAGGCCAAGTACGTGAAAAGCCAGCAGGTGGCCCTCACCCGCCAGGCCCCCATCAAAGCACCAATCATCCGCAAGCCCCTCGTTCCCCCGGGGATGATGCTCCAGTGCCAGATAAGCACCCCGCCAGCCCGCAAAGTTCCCCGTTGCCCAGCTGATGTGGAGaacggaggagggagggatgcgCTGGGATGGAGGCGAGGACCGGCTCTTAACTTGGATATTCTGAACAATCTTATCAATGATGTATGCGATGGACCAATGCCTTGCtcccagtcctcctcctccacctccccctcctcgtcATCTCCCTCATCGGGAGCTAAGAGCATTGGCAGTAGCCTCTCAGCGGAACAAGAGAGGAGCAACCGGCTCCTCAACAACCTCAAACCGTTGAATCACAGCACCATCAActcctcatccacctcctcctgcacctcctctccgctcaacaacaacaacctccgGACCCCCGCGGCAGAACCCGCCCGCCGTCCGCCCCCTGTTCCAGCGCGAGTCCCCCGCATTGGGGTTCCAGCGTCCTACAGCTCCCCGAACTCTGTGACAGTGCGCAGGGTGGACGTTCGGCCTCAGGCTGAGATAAGGAAGCCTCAGAGGGCCATGCTGCAGCCCCAACTTAGGCCCAGACAGACTGCCCAGGGCCAGGTCGCGCACCCCCAGGGcccaccccctccacctcccccaccctctCAGAACCAGTCCCAGCTCATCGTCCCTTCCCAAACCCTGCCCTCCCCTCCGGTCTATCTGCCGCCTAGTCCCATGCTGGTCCGGGCCTGCATGATCCCGCCAGCCTCCCCCGCCTTCACCCGCATATCGAACGCCAGCTCCAAGGGGTCGGCCCGCAAGCACCCGGCCTTGCACCGCTCCAAGTCGGACCTGAGCGACCGCTACTCCCGCGCCACCGCCGACCTGGAGCGCTTCTTCAACTACTGCGGGCTGGACCCCTGTGAGGTGGAGGGCATGGGGGGCGTGGAGCGCTTCACGAGGGCCAACTCGGACATCGTGTCCGTGTCCAAGCTCCGCAGCGTCAGCACGCCCAGCTCGGAGTGCGGGGAAGAGGCCGTCCGGGCAAGGGCGGACGAGGATGACGACGACGGGGCCGCCCGGCCCAGCGAGCGGGTCCCGTACGGGATCTCCGTCATCGAGAGGAACGCTCGAGTCATCAAGTGGCTGTACGGCATCCGTCAGGCGCGAGACACCAACAGCGCTGTGTCCAACGTATAG